The genome window ACACCACTATCTTTTCCCAAGGTTTGACGTCGAGATTTTTTAGGACAGGGATCCCGACCAGAATGCCTGTAATGGACAGATGTTTTATGCAAATGATTACTTTATGTGAGCATAATAGAAAGTTTCCCCCTCTCTGGAAGAAACACTGGGGACAAACACACACAATATTTTGCTAAAAATTGAGGACCCTTTCAAAACCTATTGACTCAAGCATTAGTAGAATGCTGCTAAAacaaactcatcatcatcatcaaataaggCATCGGAACGGGCCAAGGAACGGGCCTTTGCCGTGAAACTTTGTTGGTATGATTTCTGTCTCAAGGGACTTTACATTTTCATAAAACTTCCCAAAATAATCCAAATCCCTAGGGTGTCAATACTCGAGGGATTATTGTATTGTTCATGCTACAGCAGGGTGTCCAGTTCATAGCAGGGAAGTCGGGATAAAACGCATTCCATAAGACAGCAAATATAACAAGGCAAATGTAGACAATGAGAGCAACCCAGAATAGAACCCTTTCCCATTGTTTGACATCCAGGTTCTTCAGCGTGGGAATCCCTACAAGCAGTCCTGGAAGAGACATAACAAAAGATAAGTAACAAAAAAGTTGCAGAGTGTTCCATTGAAAGAATAAGAAGTCTTCTATCTAAACAACTTAAAATTTCCTCTCAGGATCCATCTCAACAACTTAGTACAGGCAAACTGTGGTGGCAGCAAAATCAATGTCTTAAATTCCATAAGGAAGTTATCACCTCATCTTGGTTGCAGAGGTAAAACAGAATCCCAAATGGATCATACTTTACGAGCAACAATGTGGTGCAGCCTCACCTGCTAAAATGCCTCCAAAATGTGCTGCAAAACCAACAGCACTCTTGCCTGTCTTGTATCTTTCATAGATAGCAATGCCAGTATCAGCGCCGCCCATTAGAAACAAGACAACTAATCGCACCGGTGCGCTGAGGATGAATTTGATTGGTCCACTCATCCATTCATGTTGCATCTCTTCCCAATTCTGAAAcaaatataaaatgaaattcaTACTTTGCACAGTACTTGTCATACTGCAAGATCAGATAAGTCCTCATGTTGTCGATTAGATATCTGTACCGGTAACGGTATAAGTTGTTTAGTCCCAGTCCACACATACTGCAATGGTCTTCTAGATGCACTGGATGCACTGAAGTTTAAATCATCGGGACCATACATTCTTAGTATTTGTGCAGGCCCCAATATCTTATCACCCTCACAAATACTTCTCTTTAGATTGCTTGGTAACTTGTTCAATGAAGATAATAATTGGCTCTTCCTCAGGAATTCTGCATAATAAAAGCAGTGGTTCCAATTGTGGAGTGTTTGCCTTATCTCCACTTGGAAATAGCCTCCTACGAAAGTGGATAGGCACAAACTTCATTCTAAGGGCATTGATGGAGGTCGACTTCATACATACCATGATAACAAttgcaaaatgagcaccaaGAATAGCGTAACATCCCCCACTTGCTCCGGCTAGATATGAATGCTGATCAACCACGCTGTGCGATAAGGAACCTAACGAGAAAGAAGCAGAAAATCACTTAAAGAGTGGATCATGAAATCTTTGGTGGAGAGAAATTCCCCATAGAACAACTGAAGTTGTTATGGGAACACATCAACCCTTGACCACTCACCTGCAACAACACCTAGACCATAGACAATGCCAACTCTCCACCACTTATGGACCACCTCCAGGGGGAGACCAAGCAACAGTTGGAAGATCAAGttgaaaatcaaatgaaaatatctgtaaagataaaatttacatttcatgAAGTTAATTTTGACCATTTTGAAGGTGATTTCTTAAATAGATCCAACATGATGGATGATAACACATCTTATTTACTGATTTATTTAGATGGTTCTAATACTGTCAGCGGACAGCATTTAGGACTGTCCACCAACAATGAATGAGGAAGTCATTATCCAGACTGATAATAACTATATTGGTTAACTTACCCATTATGGATGAACATGTATGTCAAATACCGCCAAGCCTCATAACGTCTCAGCGGGTTATAGATGAGAGGAGAATATATTGCCACACCAGAGGTCGCTGTGATAGGCGTGCCAGCTTTGGCGAGGTCCAAGGCGTAATAAATGAAGACGCCAATCTGTAAGACAGACGATCGAGATGAAATTGTGGGCAACGAAGCATGTATGGTCCCCGAGATTTCAAGAATCTAGTTTTCATTATGATCATTTTCACTgataactatacatgtatacttgctCACTTTCGAGCACATTATGACAAATATCATGCAGCTGAATTCACTGCTGTTTGCTAGCTGCTTGTGCAACCAAATGTCCCTTTTAAACTTAAACAGGGATCAGTTCGAGTTAAAGAAATTTGCATGACTGGAGAGAAAATAACAGTGTTTCATGGAGTTCCACCTGTTTAATACGAAGTCAGTTTTACTATTGAGGTATATATTTACAGCTTCTCATATAAATATTCTGTCCTTAAACACTCCAACAATCCATGTCATAAAACCATTTCCCatcatgcacattttgcagCGGAGTAGTACATTCTCAttatatatattacatgtattgtactaTTCTATACAATGTGAATTTTATTATAGATTTTATGATGGAAGTCCCAGCTGGGACCTGTGGCGGAGAGTGTTTTACTATCAATCTCCCAGGGTATCTCGATGATCATAAAATATGGGCCAATACAGAGGGGAGGAATGATAAGTTTACCATTATGTGTTTTTCGGCCTTCAATCCCTGTAGATTTTAGGACAAATTATCATCCTAACCAATGTCAATGTCCCAGCCCCCTCACTCAGCAAATGTAAGGGGCAGTAGTGCCATCTGAATTTTGACTCCCTTTCTTGGGGACTTTTTGTCAGAAATGATGGGGGGCATTACAGCTACACTTGGCAACACATTCTTTTACCACCCATGGGCTAAGGTGTTTTCTGAGGACAAGCCCTGCTTACAAAGCAAAGCACATAAAGTGACTTGCCCCTGGTTGCTTTTCTTACCTCTGCTAAACTAACAATTATCATGAAGAGCGGTGGTGGTTTACAATTGTACGCCTCAACATAACTGTCCACAGAGTGTTTAACGGCATTTTTTGGGACGACAGTACTGACAGTTGCTCGCACCATCTTCTGGAAGCTCGTCAGTTGTTTGGTTGTCAACACATTGCTGGACCCGCTTGTCATCTGAAAATAAGTTATGATATTGACTTTAAAAGGATATTTACAAACCATGCTGTAGGCCAGTCAGATAATGTTAGCTTTTGAGGCCAGATGTCGCCACTTGCAGCAAACCCTATTTAAAAAGTCTTGGCAAACTCAGTAGGCAGGGCCTGTTGCGAAAAGACTACATGCTCTTATGTCCAGTACAGTAGGGACCTAATGAGCGCTAGTAACCCCAATTGATGCCTATCTGATCTCCTTACCAGCCTCATGAACTCCTCGAAGCTCATCCGCCCATCTCGATTCGTGTCCGCCCGACGGAACAGGAGATCGATTCTGTCCTGTGGTATCCCGGCTGTAACCTCCAGGTCATCGTAAAGCTTCTCACGGAGGAGCGAGATTGGAATGCCACCGGCTTCCTGATACTGTAACAGAAGATACCAAAAGGGTAATTGCCACCatgggtgggggaggggggggggttcctaGGATCAGCACCTTCAACATGTTAAGACATTTGGAAGGTCAAGATTGAATCAATGTGACACATGAGTGCACCTGTCTTGAAAATCGCGCCTGTAAGTCTGCAAAAAGACAAGAGGCAGAAAAACTAACGGAGCCATCATTTACTTTGGCACAAGCCATATTATCATTCATATCAACCCCACTACTTTAAGGGCTTTTTGAAATtcatttctgaaagtatttgcTCAGCAAACTTTGTTTTACTTTGATAGATTGACATGAGTTTCACTTATCCATTGTTATTACTGCTATTATCGTACATTTCTTCCCTCGGGAACTGCACTTCACCTGTGGTTCTTATCAAACCAATGGGAATGACTTCCACTTGCTAAGGTGAGAAGTGTTGAAAAAAACCTAATCATGTTCTATTATATTCTAATAAACAGAAACAGAACTTGCGAGCACTTCACATCCAATTGTCTTAAACTGACTAATTACTAATTCATGTCAAGTATTGAATTTAATTTCGATATTAGTCTACTCCTATGCTGAATGAGATCATTATTGATTGATCCAATTCCAGTGTATTGTAAGCGAGTGCTGAATTCTGTACTAAAATATTACATGATATTGATGAACGTCCATATGGACATAGTATAGTTTGATGAAGGACCATGTTTACATGCATGTTTGTCACAGCAGATGGTAGACCGCTCTTAAAAATTGAATACACGTTTGAAACTGTGATCTATCCACAGACCCCTGTTTGAAAGACTTTTAAAGGTAAAATGCAACTCCACTGGCTGAGATCAAGCGATCAGCATCACTAAGGGATTGACCCAAGCCCCTAGGATTAACCCTAATAGTACCTAACATTTCGTCAACTCGACAATCTAAGGCCGAATTGATATGTAGAAATTACACTTTTGAGGGTGTTGGAGCTGACCAACAATTAGTTAGTGTCAACCGACTATTTTTATTATTAGAAATAGTTGGTTAACACCCGTCCACAATCCGCACTTCACTTGTTAGGCCGATCACGTTaacaaacattgacaacatCTACGAGATATTTGCTCATTGAATATTTGTCATTTGTGCTATACTAGATATTCATGATGGTGAGTCCTGTCCTAGAAATCTATTTAAAAATCAATCCATTCAGAGTTTTCTATGGCGACACGGTAGACAGGAGACGGTATAAATCATGGTCTTTTTATTAACTATTCATGAGAGAATGATCCATTTTTCAATTTGGGGCAGCGACAAATGAAGTAATGGCAGACAACCGCTAATTTTACCAACCAAATAAAATTGCACATAATTTGATTCAAGTTATTACTACTGTCGTTGTGTAGTGTGCCCGCACACAGGACACAGTCGATATTTGCATGAAACTCTTGGCCAACTTGATGTGAACCCTTATCGCATTAAACATTGATACTTACTGGAGAGAATATCGGGCGGAACCTctgaaaagacacaaaatacaaacaatgttaatgcaatttgtttttgaCCTGGGCAAGTCCCTCATTCCCTGAGACGAGACGTAGAAACCCAATATAGCTATTATTTGATTATACTTTCTTTGGCGACAACCATCCTGGCTGCTTAACAGGTGCCTTAACATAATGACATACAGAAGTCAGTCACAGAAGCAAACACAGATGAAGATAGATGAAGATAGATGAAGACATAAAGCCCAattgaatatgaacattttGTAAATTACCACTGAACTTGcccctttaagtctttagtacTATTCTCTGCATCTAAATGGTGACCCAGCAGAAGTCAAGTATTGGCCTACTAGAAACAATTGTGCCAATCAGTAGGATAATTGACATAAAAAGATGTAAATGTTTACACTTTTCGCAGCAACTGAGCTCGCAATTGGCCATTTTATTAGTTATATCTTTCACTTCTGATTAAGTGTAATGACGCCGATTGGAGGACACGGAATTTGGATGCGCTGTTTACTTGTTCTGGTGAGGACACTTCACAGGATTATACGCAATCAGAAACAGATGGTAGATTGTATGAAATTAATTTATTCAAAGGTTTGTTTGTCAGGAAGATTAAGCTATAGACTGAATACAAACTGGTATTCTGTGAATCAGATAATGCCCAAGTCCCAAGCCTCCAAAAGCCATACATTTCCATTATGGCATTAAAAGAATAAGATAATGGAAAACTGTCTTCTCAAAGATGGTCAAAAGATTTCCATTAAGGTCTGAAAACATGATTGTCTCTCATCCTTCATAGTATCAACTTTAAACAAGTCACTTGTGCAGACTTCTGTTGGATGCTGCGACTCCTCTACCCAAGAAACGTGGGAACGTCCAATTACATTGTAATCAAGTAAGCAAGGAACTCCTCAAGCTACATAATTGTACCACAGCAAAGGCTTTCACCTGGCCTGCGAGTGATTTATCTGAGCAGGTTCTCCTTGCTTCATACTCTGCACGCTTCTTGAGGCTACAGCTGAGAACAAGGTTATCAAGTGTGTCAGAAAACAACTATTATGTATAGCTACTGCATGTAGTGCTGAAGATCTGGCAATGAAACTTTCACCCAAATGACAATTGGCAAAGCACCCCCAACATTGGCACTGAACCtgacatttcattttaaaatgatGCTAAGGAAGACTGATTGCTTTTCAGCACTAGTCTTGTCTGAAACTCTGGGattcttgattgtgacatccaATGTAATGTCATCCAATGTGATGTCATCATCTGACATCACATTGGATGTCACATCCCAGATAACTGAGTGCTTAAGAGAATCTTAGGATGGCTCTTGCAGGTGCACATTGTCATGTCTCATCAGACTTCTTCCTGATCACAGcttaaaatttaattttcatgtttttagtGAATGAGTAGCCTTATGTGAGTGAA of Lineus longissimus chromosome 17, tnLinLong1.2, whole genome shotgun sequence contains these proteins:
- the LOC135501500 gene encoding rhomboid-related protein 2-like — its product is MELSTKQEKKYREELDKRFRPIFSPYQEAGGIPISLLREKLYDDLEVTAGIPQDRIDLLFRRADTNRDGRMSFEEFMRLMTSGSSNVLTTKQLTSFQKMVRATVSTVVPKNAVKHSVDSYVEAYNCKPPPLFMIIVSLAEIGVFIYYALDLAKAGTPITATSGVAIYSPLIYNPLRRYEAWRYLTYMFIHNGYFHLIFNLIFQLLLGLPLEVVHKWWRVGIVYGLGVVAGSLSHSVVDQHSYLAGASGGCYAILGAHFAIVIMNWEEMQHEWMSGPIKFILSAPVRLVVLFLMGGADTGIAIYERYKTGKSAVGFAAHFGGILAGLLVGIPTLKNLDVKQWERVLFWVALIVYICLVIFAVLWNAFYPDFPAMNWTPCCSMNNTIIPRVLTP